The Marinobacter subterrani genome has a segment encoding these proteins:
- a CDS encoding c-type cytochrome has protein sequence MTILSQWILAGALIGLATGVNAAGGDPEKGAQLAAQGDGTGAPCAACHGADGSGNNAAGFPRLAGLDSGYLAKQMLDYNAGKRINPVMQPNINNFDAQQIRDLAAYYAAMPVPQTSTPATVSEDVLALGEKLANQGDWGNYIPPCSSCHGPGNRGVGATFPAIAGQHPNYIRSQINAWKNNQRNNDPNKLMTAVAERLTDEQIDAVAAYLGSQSATAE, from the coding sequence ATGACAATCCTCTCCCAATGGATTCTTGCTGGCGCCCTTATCGGCCTGGCGACCGGAGTCAACGCTGCCGGCGGCGACCCAGAAAAGGGCGCACAACTGGCAGCCCAGGGTGATGGCACTGGTGCCCCCTGTGCGGCGTGCCACGGCGCCGATGGGTCCGGCAACAACGCCGCCGGCTTCCCTCGCCTGGCGGGCCTTGATTCCGGGTACCTGGCCAAGCAGATGCTGGACTACAACGCCGGAAAGCGGATAAACCCGGTAATGCAGCCCAATATCAACAACTTCGACGCACAGCAGATACGCGATCTGGCGGCGTATTACGCTGCCATGCCCGTTCCACAAACCTCAACGCCTGCAACGGTCAGTGAGGATGTGCTGGCACTGGGCGAAAAGCTTGCCAACCAGGGTGACTGGGGCAACTACATTCCTCCGTGTTCTTCCTGCCATGGCCCCGGCAACCGCGGTGTCGGTGCAACCTTTCCGGCCATTGCCGGGCAACACCCGAATTACATCCGGTCCCAGATCAATGCCTGGAAAAACAACCAGCGGAACAACGATCCGAACAAGCTGATGACGGCAGTCGCAGAGCGGTTGACCGACGAACAGATTGATGCCGTGGCCGCTTATCTGGGCAGCCAGAGTGCAACCGCTGAATAA
- a CDS encoding c-type cytochrome: protein MTLKHTISLLAGLLVAITLARAEPEVPVDLPAFKEGQYVHQAPTVQDLIANENIHPELKKVILKGRDMFMNTQQLRGKYVFNDLNCKSCHMGEGRMNWSGPVWPAATTLPDFRGKNQHVNSLEERIAGCFAFSMNGKPPPYGSDDMLAMVAYHKWLATGAPVYEKNIGGRGFSHLGREKPELSYQRGKEVYLENCAVCHGENGQGQKKDGAVVFPPLWGNGSYNWGAGMTRIFTAASFIKNNMPLGKPGSLTDDEAWQVANFINSQERPQDPRYTGNVKETREKYLNFHKHTNYGTVVNGDLLGDHDNTGDKPFLKPDVLRPRTFE from the coding sequence ATGACACTCAAGCACACGATTTCCCTGCTCGCCGGCCTGCTGGTGGCCATTACGTTGGCACGCGCCGAACCGGAGGTTCCGGTTGATCTGCCGGCTTTCAAGGAAGGCCAGTACGTTCACCAGGCGCCCACGGTGCAGGACCTGATCGCGAATGAGAACATTCACCCGGAACTCAAAAAGGTCATCCTCAAGGGCCGGGACATGTTCATGAACACCCAGCAGCTTCGCGGCAAATACGTGTTCAATGACCTGAACTGCAAATCCTGCCACATGGGTGAGGGGCGCATGAACTGGTCGGGGCCGGTCTGGCCGGCGGCAACGACCCTGCCGGATTTCCGGGGCAAGAACCAGCATGTAAATTCCCTGGAAGAACGCATTGCCGGCTGCTTCGCGTTCTCCATGAACGGGAAGCCGCCACCCTATGGCAGCGACGATATGCTGGCCATGGTGGCGTATCATAAATGGCTTGCCACGGGTGCGCCGGTGTATGAAAAGAATATTGGTGGCCGCGGGTTCAGTCATCTGGGCCGGGAAAAACCTGAGCTGAGCTACCAGCGGGGCAAAGAGGTTTATCTGGAAAACTGCGCGGTATGCCACGGCGAGAACGGCCAGGGACAGAAAAAGGATGGCGCGGTTGTCTTCCCGCCCTTGTGGGGCAACGGCTCCTACAACTGGGGCGCCGGTATGACCCGGATCTTCACGGCGGCCTCGTTCATCAAGAACAACATGCCGCTCGGGAAACCGGGCTCGCTAACCGATGACGAGGCCTGGCAGGTTGCCAACTTCATCAACTCCCAGGAACGACCACAGGACCCGCGCTACACCGGTAATGTGAAGGAGACCCGTGAGAAATATCTGAACTTCCACAAACACACGAACTATGGAACAGTAGTAAACGGTGATTTACTGGGCGATCACGACAATACTGGCGACAAGCCTTTCCTCAAACCGGATGTTTTGCGGCCCCGAACGTTCGAATAA
- a CDS encoding alpha/beta fold hydrolase, with the protein MPPDSATSPGNHDHHLRLHDGRQLAYTDLGDSLGHPLQFGHGMPGCRLEGQFLHAQAQRHGFRVITPDRPGSDGRITGSGRPCWNTQTTFDS; encoded by the coding sequence GTGCCCCCCGATTCCGCCACCTCCCCCGGCAACCATGACCATCACCTCCGGCTTCACGATGGCCGCCAACTGGCCTATACCGACCTGGGCGACTCTCTCGGGCATCCACTGCAATTCGGACACGGCATGCCCGGATGCCGGCTGGAGGGCCAGTTTCTCCACGCCCAGGCGCAGCGCCACGGGTTCCGCGTCATCACGCCGGATCGCCCGGGATCGGACGGTCGGATTACCGGGAGCGGCAGACCCTGCTGGAATACCCAGACGACATTCGACAGCTGA
- a CDS encoding oxidoreductase, which produces MQSNKFKSIELPNRFALAPMTRTSAEPDGTPNSLMADHYEGYAKGGFGLLITEGTYTDDKASQGYANQPGIINEAQIAGWKTIVDRVHAAGSKFMVQLMHAGAQFQANHYTDQPMGPSAVMPKGAPLGFYGDQTQWQTPEAMTEADIKAAVDGFAQSAANARAAGFDGIEIHGANGYLLNQFLSTHFNTRDDNYGGALENRLRLVTKVVRAVRKAVGADYPVGIRLSQGTVTDPDYQLPEGAAGFRQIVEAVRDAGADFVHTTDGDVNRHHFTDGDQSLASVAAAVEGIELIINGNIDETNYQDVANQFPGALLAVGKKALANPDFVQRLKDGKEIADIDFAMLQPKATIGNELAWRRQNAA; this is translated from the coding sequence ATGCAATCCAACAAATTCAAATCCATCGAGCTACCTAACCGGTTCGCCCTGGCCCCCATGACACGCACCAGCGCAGAACCCGACGGCACACCCAACAGCCTGATGGCCGACCATTACGAAGGCTATGCCAAAGGCGGATTCGGCCTGTTGATCACCGAAGGCACCTACACCGACGACAAGGCCAGCCAGGGTTATGCCAACCAGCCTGGCATCATCAACGAAGCCCAGATAGCCGGCTGGAAAACCATCGTTGACCGTGTGCATGCCGCTGGCAGCAAGTTCATGGTTCAGCTGATGCATGCGGGGGCCCAGTTCCAGGCCAACCATTACACCGATCAGCCAATGGGTCCGAGCGCGGTAATGCCCAAAGGCGCTCCGCTGGGCTTTTACGGCGACCAGACACAATGGCAAACGCCGGAAGCAATGACCGAGGCCGATATTAAAGCGGCGGTTGATGGCTTCGCGCAGTCTGCTGCCAATGCCAGGGCCGCCGGTTTTGACGGTATCGAGATTCACGGTGCCAACGGTTACCTGCTCAACCAGTTCCTGAGCACCCATTTCAACACGCGGGACGACAACTACGGTGGCGCACTGGAGAACCGCCTGCGACTGGTGACAAAGGTGGTCCGTGCGGTACGCAAGGCGGTGGGTGCAGACTACCCGGTCGGCATCCGGCTCTCGCAGGGTACGGTAACCGATCCCGACTACCAGCTCCCCGAAGGCGCAGCCGGATTCCGCCAGATCGTCGAGGCGGTACGCGATGCCGGGGCCGATTTCGTCCATACCACCGATGGCGACGTCAACCGGCACCACTTTACCGACGGCGATCAGAGCCTGGCCAGTGTCGCGGCGGCCGTTGAGGGCATTGAGCTGATCATCAACGGCAACATCGATGAAACCAACTACCAGGATGTCGCCAACCAGTTCCCGGGCGCCCTGCTGGCAGTGGGTAAGAAGGCCCTCGCCAATCCGGACTTTGTCCAGCGACTGAAGGATGGCAAGGAAATAGCGGACATCGACTTCGCCATGCTGCAGCCCAAGGCCACCATCGGTAACGAACTGGCCTGGCGCAGGCAGAACGCCGCCTGA
- a CDS encoding ZIP family metal transporter, translating to MTSDIGIVWLGTLASLFAGLATGVGALAIFLVRSVSHRLRDGMLAAAAGVMLAASFFSLLLPGLEYGEKITGQSWSAALIVIFGLLSGATALLFVHQKLPHQHFELGREGADVSYIRGIWLFIIAITLHNFPEGMAVGVGFAGGDINNGYVLAMGIGLQNIPEGLAVAFSLLAIDYSRPRAFGIALLTGLAEPLGGAFGATLVWLAEPLMPWTLGFAAGAMLFIISNEIIPETHHRQWKIMSTFCLLGGFAVMMFLDATLG from the coding sequence ATGACGTCTGACATCGGTATTGTCTGGCTGGGCACCCTGGCCAGCCTGTTCGCCGGCCTGGCCACGGGTGTCGGTGCCCTGGCGATTTTCCTGGTACGTTCCGTCAGTCACCGGCTCCGGGATGGCATGCTGGCCGCGGCCGCCGGCGTAATGCTGGCGGCCTCCTTCTTTTCCCTGCTGTTACCAGGGCTTGAATACGGCGAAAAGATCACCGGGCAGTCGTGGAGCGCGGCGCTCATTGTGATCTTCGGCTTGCTGTCTGGTGCCACGGCCCTGCTCTTCGTGCATCAGAAGCTCCCGCACCAGCATTTCGAGCTGGGCCGGGAGGGAGCAGATGTCTCCTATATCCGCGGAATCTGGCTGTTCATTATCGCCATAACGCTACACAACTTCCCCGAGGGAATGGCGGTTGGCGTCGGTTTTGCGGGCGGCGATATCAACAACGGGTATGTGCTTGCCATGGGCATCGGCCTGCAGAATATCCCCGAGGGCCTGGCCGTGGCCTTTTCCCTGCTGGCCATCGATTACTCCCGGCCCAGGGCCTTTGGCATTGCCCTGCTGACCGGCCTCGCCGAGCCCTTGGGCGGCGCCTTTGGTGCCACCCTGGTCTGGCTGGCCGAACCCCTGATGCCCTGGACGCTCGGCTTCGCGGCCGGCGCCATGCTGTTTATCATCAGCAACGAAATCATTCCGGAAACCCACCACCGGCAGTGGAAGATCATGTCCACCTTCTGCCTGCTGGGCGGGTTTGCAGTCATGATGTTTCTGGATGCCACTCTTGGCTAG
- a CDS encoding LysR family transcriptional regulator → MFPLQSLRAFVTVAREGSVSRAAQRLHLTQPAVSLKLKQLQDELDLKLFLRKPQGLVLTPDGQALLPSAEKALATLAAFEQSARALHSTLRGRLRIGTIVDPEFIRLGAFLHRLVERAPQLETELRQGMSGSVLEQVRDGRLDVGFFLAPPGVGPGALAPEVAHRELTRFHYYVVAPAGWGPRIASADWPGLAAMPWIVTPEDSVHHRLLKVVLEPLGLTPHGVAQVDQEACMLDLVRAGVGLSLARDALAMTERQERGLVIAEGVQLPCALSFIWHRDRQEEPLIAEALEVLAGVWSLAAAA, encoded by the coding sequence ATGTTCCCACTTCAGAGCCTTCGGGCGTTCGTTACGGTTGCCCGTGAGGGCAGTGTGTCCCGGGCGGCGCAGCGTCTCCACCTGACCCAGCCGGCCGTCAGCCTGAAACTCAAGCAACTGCAGGATGAGCTGGATCTGAAACTGTTCCTGCGCAAGCCCCAGGGCCTGGTGCTGACACCCGACGGTCAGGCCCTGTTGCCTTCGGCCGAAAAGGCGCTGGCAACGCTTGCGGCCTTTGAGCAGAGCGCCCGGGCACTGCACAGCACCCTCCGGGGGCGGTTGAGAATTGGCACCATTGTGGACCCTGAATTCATTCGCCTGGGCGCCTTTTTGCACCGGCTGGTGGAGCGGGCGCCGCAACTGGAAACGGAGCTTCGGCAGGGGATGAGTGGCAGCGTGCTGGAGCAGGTCCGCGATGGCCGGCTGGATGTCGGATTCTTTCTGGCCCCGCCCGGTGTGGGCCCCGGGGCCCTGGCACCTGAGGTGGCGCACCGGGAGCTCACCCGGTTTCACTATTACGTGGTCGCACCGGCCGGCTGGGGGCCACGGATTGCTTCGGCGGATTGGCCCGGGCTGGCTGCCATGCCCTGGATTGTTACGCCGGAGGATTCGGTGCACCACCGGTTGCTCAAGGTTGTCCTGGAACCGCTGGGGCTGACACCACACGGGGTCGCCCAGGTCGATCAGGAAGCCTGCATGCTGGACCTGGTTCGCGCCGGGGTTGGCCTGAGCCTCGCCCGGGATGCCCTGGCCATGACGGAGCGCCAGGAGCGCGGCCTGGTGATTGCCGAAGGGGTGCAGTTGCCCTGTGCACTGAGCTTTATCTGGCACCGGGACCGGCAGGAGGAGCCGCTGATTGCGGAGGCCCTGGAGGTGCTGGCCGGAGTCTGGAGCCTGGCTGCCGCAGCCTAG
- a CDS encoding CoA-acylating methylmalonate-semialdehyde dehydrogenase, producing the protein MTNATILHYINGEISQGTSGQAQDVFNPATGQVTGQVALANRANVDAAVAAADAAFPAWADTPPIRRARVMFKFLELLNKHKDDLARAITAEHGKVFTDAQGEVARGIDIVEFACGIPQLLKGDYTEQVSTGIDNWTTRQPLGVVAGVTPFNFPVMVPMWMFPVAIAAGNTFVLKPSPLDPSASLMIADLLKQAGLPDGVFNVVQGDKEAVNALIEHPDVQALSFVGSTPIANLLYEKGARHGKRIQALGGAKNHMVVMPDADLDKAVDALIGAAYGSAGERCMAISVAVLVGDVADEIMPRLAERARALKVKNGEQLDAEMGPIVTGAAHQRITGYIDKGVAEGAELVVDGREFDASGTGEGCQQGFWMGGSLFDHVTPEMTIYREEIFGPVLVCVRVPDIATAIRLINEHEFGNGVSCFTESGNVAREFGRRIQVGMVGINVPIPVPMAWHGFGGWKRSMFGDTHAYGEEGVKFYTRQKSIMQRWSDSIDAGAEFVMPTAK; encoded by the coding sequence ATGACCAACGCAACCATCCTGCATTATATCAATGGCGAAATATCTCAGGGCACCTCCGGCCAGGCTCAGGATGTGTTTAACCCGGCAACCGGCCAGGTAACCGGCCAGGTAGCCCTCGCCAACCGTGCCAATGTCGACGCCGCGGTGGCCGCCGCCGATGCCGCCTTCCCGGCCTGGGCGGACACACCACCGATCCGCCGCGCCCGCGTGATGTTCAAGTTTCTGGAACTACTCAACAAACACAAGGATGATCTGGCCCGGGCGATCACCGCCGAACACGGCAAGGTGTTCACCGATGCCCAGGGCGAAGTAGCCCGGGGCATCGACATTGTCGAGTTTGCCTGCGGCATTCCCCAGTTGCTGAAAGGCGATTACACCGAGCAGGTGAGCACCGGTATTGATAACTGGACCACTCGTCAGCCGTTGGGCGTGGTCGCCGGCGTCACGCCGTTCAACTTTCCGGTCATGGTGCCCATGTGGATGTTCCCGGTGGCCATTGCCGCCGGCAATACCTTTGTCCTGAAGCCCAGTCCGCTGGACCCGAGTGCCTCCCTGATGATCGCCGACCTCCTGAAACAGGCCGGGCTGCCGGATGGCGTGTTCAACGTTGTGCAGGGTGACAAGGAGGCCGTGAACGCCCTGATCGAGCATCCGGATGTCCAGGCCCTGAGTTTTGTCGGCTCTACGCCGATTGCCAACCTGCTGTACGAGAAAGGCGCCAGGCACGGCAAGCGAATCCAGGCTCTGGGCGGCGCCAAGAACCATATGGTCGTGATGCCCGACGCCGATCTGGATAAAGCGGTAGACGCCCTGATCGGCGCCGCCTACGGCAGCGCCGGCGAACGCTGCATGGCTATCAGCGTAGCGGTGCTGGTAGGCGATGTAGCGGACGAAATCATGCCCCGGCTGGCGGAACGGGCCCGGGCCCTGAAAGTGAAAAACGGCGAGCAACTCGACGCCGAGATGGGCCCGATTGTCACGGGCGCCGCACACCAGCGCATTACCGGCTACATTGACAAGGGGGTGGCAGAAGGCGCTGAACTGGTGGTTGATGGTCGGGAGTTCGATGCATCAGGCACCGGCGAAGGCTGCCAGCAGGGCTTCTGGATGGGCGGCTCGCTGTTCGACCACGTAACCCCTGAAATGACCATCTATAGAGAAGAGATCTTCGGCCCGGTGCTGGTCTGCGTACGGGTGCCGGATATCGCCACCGCCATTCGGCTGATCAATGAGCATGAGTTCGGCAATGGCGTCAGCTGCTTCACCGAGAGCGGCAACGTGGCCCGGGAATTCGGCCGCCGCATTCAGGTGGGCATGGTCGGAATTAACGTACCCATTCCGGTACCCATGGCGTGGCACGGTTTTGGCGGCTGGAAGCGCTCGATGTTTGGCGACACCCACGCGTACGGCGAGGAAGGGGTGAAGTTCTACACGCGCCAGAAATCCATCATGCAGCGCTGGTCCGATTCCATCGACGCCGGTGCCGAGTTTGTCATGCCAACTGCCAAGTAA
- a CDS encoding GMC family oxidoreductase yields the protein MSDNKSAQGHQEFDYIVIGAGTAGCLLANRLSADPANRVLLIEAGGRDNYHWIHIPVGYLYCIDNPRTDWRFRTEPAPGLNGRSLIYPRGKTLGGCSSINGMLYIRGQARDYNQWASITGEDAWAWDNCLPDFMRHEDHYRLDEGGDADPDHHNYHGHGGEWRVEHQRLKWKVLEDFATACVEAGIPRTRDFNRGDNEGVDYFEVNQRAGWRWNTSKAFLRSAEKRLNLTLWHSTHVMRLETETSGAVPRCTGVRVERPGEGEVIARATREVILSAGAIGSPQLLQLSGIGPAGLLNEHGIKVVADLPGVGENLQDHLQIRSVYKVKGVTTLNTMANSLIGKARIGLEYLLTRSGPMSMAPSQLCLFTRSSEEYKHANIEYHVQPLSLDAFGQPLHDFPAITASVCNLNPTSRGTVRIRSKDPKQAPAIAPNYLSTPEDRKVAADSLRVTRRIAGQPTFMQYQPEEFKPGLQYQTDDELAKLAGDIGTTIFHPVGTTRMGRPEDGMAVVDPHLRVRGIAGLRVVDAGVMPTITSGNTNSPTLMIAEKAARWILAGD from the coding sequence ATGTCCGACAACAAAAGCGCACAGGGACACCAGGAATTCGATTACATCGTGATCGGCGCCGGCACCGCGGGCTGCCTGCTTGCCAACCGCCTGAGCGCCGATCCGGCCAACCGGGTACTGCTGATCGAGGCGGGCGGCAGGGACAACTACCACTGGATCCACATCCCCGTCGGCTACCTGTACTGCATTGACAACCCGCGCACCGACTGGCGCTTCCGCACCGAGCCGGCGCCCGGCCTCAACGGCCGTTCGCTGATCTATCCGAGGGGCAAGACCCTGGGCGGCTGCTCCAGCATCAACGGCATGCTCTACATTCGCGGCCAGGCGCGGGACTACAATCAGTGGGCAAGCATCACCGGGGAAGATGCATGGGCCTGGGATAACTGCCTGCCCGACTTCATGCGCCACGAGGACCACTACCGGCTGGATGAGGGCGGCGATGCCGACCCGGATCATCACAACTATCATGGCCATGGCGGCGAATGGCGCGTGGAGCACCAGCGTCTGAAATGGAAAGTACTGGAAGACTTCGCCACCGCCTGCGTTGAAGCCGGCATTCCCCGGACCCGGGATTTCAATCGGGGTGATAACGAGGGTGTCGACTATTTTGAGGTGAATCAGCGCGCCGGCTGGCGCTGGAACACCTCCAAGGCCTTTCTTCGGAGCGCGGAAAAACGCCTCAACCTTACCCTCTGGCACTCCACTCATGTAATGCGCCTGGAAACCGAAACCTCCGGAGCCGTCCCCCGATGCACCGGTGTCCGCGTAGAGCGACCCGGAGAAGGCGAGGTCATCGCCCGCGCGACGCGGGAAGTCATTCTCTCCGCCGGCGCCATTGGCTCGCCGCAGCTGCTGCAGTTGTCGGGTATTGGCCCGGCCGGGCTGCTCAACGAACATGGCATTAAGGTGGTTGCCGATCTGCCCGGCGTCGGTGAGAACCTGCAGGATCACCTGCAGATCCGCTCGGTGTACAAGGTGAAGGGTGTCACCACCCTGAACACCATGGCCAATTCGCTGATTGGCAAGGCCCGCATCGGCCTGGAGTACCTGCTCACCCGTTCCGGGCCCATGAGCATGGCGCCTTCCCAGTTGTGCCTGTTCACTCGCAGCTCCGAGGAGTACAAACACGCCAACATTGAATACCACGTGCAACCCCTGAGTCTCGACGCCTTCGGCCAGCCATTGCACGATTTCCCCGCCATCACGGCCAGCGTCTGCAACCTGAACCCCACCAGCCGGGGCACGGTACGCATTCGCAGCAAGGATCCAAAACAGGCCCCGGCAATTGCCCCGAACTACCTGAGCACCCCCGAAGACCGGAAGGTGGCGGCCGATTCACTGCGAGTCACCCGGCGCATCGCCGGGCAGCCGACGTTCATGCAGTATCAGCCCGAGGAGTTCAAACCGGGCCTGCAGTATCAGACCGACGATGAGCTGGCCAAACTGGCGGGCGATATCGGCACCACCATTTTTCACCCGGTGGGCACCACCCGCATGGGGCGCCCTGAGGATGGCATGGCCGTGGTCGATCCACACCTGCGGGTTCGGGGTATCGCCGGCCTGCGAGTGGTCGATGCCGGCGTAATGCCCACCATCACCAGCGGCAACACCAACTCCCCCACCCTGATGATTGCCGAGAAAGCCGCCCGCTGGATCCTGGCCGGTGATTAG
- a CDS encoding LysE family translocator, with protein sequence MTLATWLTVVTICILGAMSPGPSLALVLKQTLTGGRRNGVVTALCHGVGVGIYAFLSILGLAAIITASPTAFSILQWGGALYLAWLGVRGLMARQQTNDDLPEPPTTRSAARDGFLIAFFNPKIAVFFLALFSQVVGTDTSLLGKFGYAATALVIDTSWYLIVAWLFSNPKWLALLRQKAVWFERIFGAILVGLAGRMVSGILNGK encoded by the coding sequence ATGACACTCGCCACCTGGCTGACCGTGGTAACCATCTGCATTCTGGGCGCCATGTCACCCGGGCCCTCGCTGGCACTGGTACTGAAACAGACCCTGACGGGCGGGCGTCGCAACGGTGTGGTGACAGCCCTGTGCCACGGAGTCGGGGTCGGTATCTATGCGTTTCTGAGCATACTTGGGCTGGCGGCAATCATCACCGCCTCTCCCACCGCCTTCTCGATCCTGCAGTGGGGTGGTGCACTCTATCTGGCCTGGCTGGGTGTCAGGGGGCTGATGGCAAGGCAGCAGACCAACGACGACCTGCCCGAGCCGCCAACCACCCGAAGCGCCGCCCGGGATGGTTTTCTCATTGCCTTCTTCAACCCGAAAATCGCGGTGTTTTTTCTGGCCCTGTTCAGCCAGGTGGTCGGCACCGACACCAGTTTGCTCGGCAAGTTCGGTTATGCCGCCACGGCACTGGTCATCGACACCAGCTGGTATCTGATCGTCGCCTGGCTGTTCTCCAACCCGAAATGGCTGGCACTGCTCCGGCAGAAAGCGGTCTGGTTCGAACGCATTTTTGGCGCCATTCTGGTGGGGCTGGCCGGGCGCATGGTGTCGGGCATTCTGAACGGTAAATAA
- a CDS encoding NAD(P)H-binding protein — MNVMLLGATGLTGGKVLEGLLAKDEVSRVVALVRHQLPTLHEKLEQHEIDFGRMADHADLFKVDVIVCCLGTTINKAGSQSAFREADLGYPLKAAELGRSQGARAFILMSAIGASSSSTIFYNRVKGELEDAVRELGYPYLAIYHPSLLLGDRREQRRAEALGIKAMPLINRALIGPLEKYRGIEAATVARAMVNEVCSLAAEPVAERVDQTREYHDIVSLAG; from the coding sequence ATGAACGTGATGCTATTGGGTGCTACGGGGCTTACCGGTGGCAAGGTGCTGGAAGGTTTGCTGGCCAAAGACGAGGTTTCCCGCGTGGTTGCGCTGGTCCGCCATCAATTGCCGACCCTGCACGAGAAACTGGAGCAGCATGAAATCGACTTTGGCCGGATGGCGGATCATGCGGATCTGTTCAAGGTGGATGTGATTGTCTGCTGCCTTGGAACGACCATCAACAAGGCCGGCTCCCAGTCCGCATTCCGAGAGGCGGACCTGGGCTATCCCCTGAAAGCGGCGGAACTTGGCAGGTCGCAGGGGGCGAGGGCGTTTATTCTGATGTCGGCCATCGGCGCCTCGTCGTCTTCAACCATTTTTTACAACCGGGTGAAAGGGGAGCTTGAGGATGCGGTGCGCGAGCTCGGCTACCCATACCTCGCCATTTACCACCCCAGCCTGCTACTGGGTGATCGCAGGGAGCAGCGTCGCGCGGAGGCCCTGGGCATCAAGGCCATGCCGCTGATCAACCGGGCGCTGATCGGGCCCCTGGAAAAATACCGGGGCATCGAGGCCGCGACGGTGGCCCGAGCGATGGTCAATGAAGTCTGCAGCCTGGCCGCGGAGCCGGTTGCCGAGCGGGTGGACCAGACCCGCGAATACCACGATATTGTCTCACTGGCCGGCTGA
- a CDS encoding tripartite tricarboxylate transporter permease: protein METLGFLMDGFAVALTPYNLMYALFGAFVGTLIGCLPGLGPANGVAIMIPLAFTLGLPPETAMILLTSVYAGAMYGGRISSILLNIPGDEPAMMTCLDGYPMAQQGRAADALAISAVASFTGGLIGTIGLIMLAPILAKFALTFGPAEYFALFMLAFATLGGITGKNPMKTVIAATLGIMISTVGIDIATGTQRYTFGILELYEGIDFILAIVGLFAISELLFFVEARMGGGRKKMIVGKLTLSFRELVSTIPTQLRGGVLGFIAGVLPGAGASLGSFIAYTLEKQVVGRKGNFGKGDIRGVVAPEAGNNGASSGALVPMLTLGVPGSGTTAVLLAMLISLNVTPGPLMFTQNADIVWGVIAALLIGNVLLLVLNIPMVGIFVRLLSIPPMYLLPIVTMVAFVGVYSISHSTFDLYFMVAFGVAGYFLRKLDIPLVPIILGLLLGPEMEKNLGHALIISDGDWMVLWSSPLAIGFWLVAGLGLVLPALVGPILRRRMQAAMKEGPVSD from the coding sequence GCCTGGGCCCGGCCAACGGTGTTGCCATCATGATTCCGCTGGCATTCACCCTGGGTTTACCGCCGGAAACCGCGATGATCCTGCTGACCTCGGTGTATGCCGGTGCCATGTACGGCGGGCGGATTTCCTCGATCCTGTTGAACATCCCGGGTGATGAGCCGGCCATGATGACCTGCCTGGATGGCTATCCGATGGCGCAGCAAGGCCGGGCGGCGGATGCCCTGGCCATTTCCGCCGTGGCGTCGTTCACTGGTGGCCTGATCGGTACCATCGGCCTGATCATGCTGGCCCCGATACTGGCGAAATTTGCCCTGACGTTCGGCCCGGCGGAGTACTTTGCGCTGTTCATGCTGGCGTTTGCGACCCTTGGTGGTATCACCGGTAAAAACCCCATGAAAACGGTGATTGCAGCGACCCTGGGCATCATGATCTCCACCGTCGGTATTGATATCGCAACCGGTACCCAGCGCTACACCTTCGGTATTCTGGAGCTGTACGAGGGCATTGACTTCATCCTGGCCATCGTCGGCCTGTTCGCCATCTCCGAACTGCTGTTCTTTGTTGAGGCCCGCATGGGCGGCGGCCGCAAAAAGATGATCGTGGGCAAGCTGACCTTGAGCTTCCGGGAACTGGTCAGCACCATTCCGACTCAATTGCGGGGCGGCGTTCTTGGCTTTATTGCCGGTGTTCTGCCTGGCGCCGGCGCCTCTCTGGGCAGTTTTATCGCTTACACCCTGGAGAAGCAGGTGGTAGGCCGGAAAGGCAATTTTGGCAAAGGTGATATCCGTGGCGTGGTAGCGCCAGAGGCGGGTAACAATGGCGCTTCATCCGGTGCGCTGGTGCCCATGCTCACCCTGGGTGTGCCGGGCAGTGGCACCACCGCCGTGCTGCTGGCGATGCTGATCTCCCTGAACGTGACGCCGGGCCCGCTGATGTTCACCCAGAACGCCGATATAGTCTGGGGCGTGATCGCCGCGCTGCTGATTGGCAACGTGCTGCTGCTGGTGCTGAATATCCCGATGGTGGGTATTTTCGTCAGGCTGCTATCGATACCGCCCATGTACCTGCTGCCCATCGTAACCATGGTGGCGTTCGTGGGGGTTTACTCGATCAGTCACAGCACCTTTGATCTTTACTTCATGGTGGCCTTTGGTGTGGCTGGCTACTTCCTGCGCAAGCTGGACATTCCCCTGGTGCCGATCATTCTCGGCCTTCTGCTAGGCCCGGAAATGGAGAAAAACCTCGGTCATGCGCTGATTATCTCCGACGGTGACTGGATGGTGCTGTGGTCCAGCCCGCTGGCGATCGGGTTCTGGCTGGTAGCCGGCCTTGGCCTGGTACTGCCTGCACTGGTGGGGCCGATTCTGCGCCGGCGCATGCAGGCGGCCATGAAGGAGGGCCCGGTCAGCGACTGA